In Nocardia sp. NBC_00403, the DNA window CGGCGGACGGCGCCGGCATCACCTCGGTGATGTGGCTCGGCGGTGCACTGGCTGCTGCCGGGATGCTGACCTCCGCACTCGACAGCGCGCCGGTTGGCAGAAAGCGGAGCTAGCCGCCTCGTCCGGGAATTTCCAGTTCCCACCGATGGGAGTCGATGTCACGAGGGAAGCTGTTGTGCCGCAATAAACTTTCGGCTGCCGGTTCGACGGCATGTCGACAGGCAGCCGACACGGTGCCGGCATGGTCCGGACCGATAGGCGTAGACCCCGGGTGGCCTGGTGCAGGGCCCCCCGGGGTTGGTCGAGGGAATCGCTGCCGGTGTCAGGCTGATGGTGCATCCAGTCGATCCCAGCGCGCCAATAACGCGGCTCGAACTTCGCGGTTCATTATCATATTCTGCTGCCAGCCTACGAGCCCGGCCGCTACCATCGGCGGCGGAGTCGGCCCTGCCATCCCGATCGGGGTGAATCCGAGGTTTCGATGTGCGCCGTAGGCCTTGGTGCCGATTGTTGTGTTGGAGTGCACGGCAACGTCACCGAAGTACTCGAGTGCGGTGCGCATGAGGGTGCGAGCAACACCCGTGCGATGCAATTCGGGTGACAGATGCCAGGCATACAGCTGACCACTGCCGTCCGGTCGGAATCCCGCTTCTATGAAGCCGTTGACGACTCCCTCCGGTGTCCGGTGGACAAAGAACTTCACACCGGGGTCGGAGAGCCGTTCCAGGAAGTACGCCGGCTTACGGGTGGCCATATCCGCGATGAGTACCTCGACCCCGAGGTCCTTCTTGGTGCAATTGAGAATTCCATAGGCCGCACGACAACCTTCGAGAAGCACTCGGACGATGTCGTCCAGGTCCGAAACTGTTGCTTCGGTGACCTGAAACCTCTTCATGACGCGCGGATGAGCGGCGTCGGTATGCGAGAGTTGAGTGCCGATGCTCGTCGTGGCAGGTTTTCGATTCGAGGGCGACCGCCATGCCAGGCCTTGGTCGGCGTTGATTTCGCCACGGCACTCCAGATCGCACGCCACGGTGTTTCGAACCGGCTGATTGCAATTCTCGAAAACTTGTAACGGCGGCCAACGACATCGCAGGCCCTCCCGAGCTCGACAACAATGATATCTTTCACATCGATGAAGCCTTGGCATGGATTGATTCTCACGAACGCACCTTTCACGTTGCCGAAGCCCCCACGGCTATTACGATGTCGTGCACATCGGTTCTGATCGGCTCAATGATGATAGGGCATTCCTGGGTGTGGGAATGACGTGTGCAGAACAATTTCGCTATTGCTGG includes these proteins:
- a CDS encoding GNAT family N-acetyltransferase, producing the protein MKRFQVTEATVSDLDDIVRVLLEGCRAAYGILNCTKKDLGVEVLIADMATRKPAYFLERLSDPGVKFFVHRTPEGVVNGFIEAGFRPDGSGQLYAWHLSPELHRTGVARTLMRTALEYFGDVAVHSNTTIGTKAYGAHRNLGFTPIGMAGPTPPPMVAAGLVGWQQNMIMNREVRAALLARWDRLDAPSA